A portion of the Mesobacillus sp. AQ2 genome contains these proteins:
- a CDS encoding DUF423 domain-containing protein, translated as MKLFIIIGAINAFLAVALGAFGAHGLEGKVEPKYLETWKTGVTYQMFHATGILIIGVLLGKLPATSLLNWSGWLMLIGIILFSGSLYALTLTKISILGAITPLGGVSFLAAWVLLIIAAVKYL; from the coding sequence ATGAAGTTATTTATCATAATAGGGGCAATCAATGCCTTTCTTGCAGTCGCACTCGGAGCCTTTGGAGCACATGGGCTGGAAGGCAAGGTCGAACCAAAATATCTAGAAACCTGGAAAACCGGTGTTACATACCAGATGTTCCACGCAACCGGAATCTTGATAATTGGAGTCCTGCTGGGAAAACTCCCTGCAACTTCACTGCTGAACTGGTCAGGCTGGCTGATGCTGATCGGAATCATCCTGTTTTCCGGAAGCCTGTATGCCTTGACCCTTACAAAAATCAGCATCCTTGGGGCCATCACCCCGCTTGGCGGAGTATCATTCCTCGCCGCCTGGGTATTGTTGATCATTGCCGCAGTTAAATACTTATAA
- a CDS encoding YwdI family protein, with protein sequence MNISLQKLLLKMEEELSRAKSAQSEAAQRERIQSIKTLCELVLDEPQQGSGKPWQSHIIQQPAQQLIPAQPVFPQQQMPVSQPSTMVPQPKKLEMDDDSNGDSLFDF encoded by the coding sequence ATGAATATTTCACTGCAAAAATTGCTTTTGAAAATGGAAGAAGAATTAAGCCGGGCCAAATCGGCACAATCTGAAGCTGCACAGCGGGAACGAATCCAGTCGATTAAAACGCTTTGTGAACTTGTTCTTGATGAACCACAGCAGGGGTCAGGCAAGCCCTGGCAAAGCCATATCATCCAGCAGCCAGCACAGCAACTTATTCCTGCTCAACCAGTCTTTCCTCAGCAGCAGATGCCAGTAAGCCAGCCATCAACAATGGTTCCGCAGCCGAAAAAACTGGAAATGGATGATGATTCAAACGGAGACTCGCTATTCGATTTCTAA
- a CDS encoding uracil-DNA glycosylase produces the protein MRSMQNGWAPLLAEEFEKAYYLDLREFLMEEYQNKTVYPDKEDIFNALRYTDYDKVKVVILGQDPYHGPGQAHGLSFSVKPEVEIPPSLRNMFKELKADLGCEIPNHGYLKKWADQGVLLLNTVLTVRKGEAHSHKGKGWETFTDKVITLLNDRQEPVIFILWGKPAQSKLKLIDESKHKIITSAHPSPLSARRGFFGSKPFSRVNEILREWGRQEIDWQIDDMKNY, from the coding sequence ATGCGTTCGATGCAAAACGGCTGGGCACCACTGCTGGCAGAGGAGTTTGAAAAAGCTTATTATTTGGATTTAAGAGAGTTCTTGATGGAAGAATACCAGAACAAAACGGTTTATCCCGATAAGGAAGACATCTTCAATGCATTGCGGTATACAGACTATGATAAGGTAAAAGTGGTCATCCTTGGCCAGGATCCATACCATGGACCGGGTCAGGCACATGGCTTAAGTTTTTCGGTAAAACCAGAGGTTGAAATCCCGCCATCACTCCGGAACATGTTCAAGGAGCTAAAGGCTGACCTTGGCTGTGAGATACCCAATCACGGATATTTGAAAAAGTGGGCAGACCAGGGTGTGCTGCTTTTGAATACGGTGCTTACAGTCAGGAAGGGTGAAGCGCATTCCCACAAGGGGAAAGGCTGGGAAACCTTCACCGATAAAGTCATCACCCTGTTGAATGACCGTCAGGAACCAGTCATTTTCATCCTTTGGGGCAAACCGGCTCAAAGTAAATTGAAGTTGATTGATGAAAGCAAACATAAGATCATCACGTCTGCACATCCAAGCCCTTTGTCCGCAAGAAGAGGTTTCTTTGGAAGCAAGCCATTCTCAAGAGTAAACGAGATTTTGCGAGAGTGGGGCAGACAGGAAATCGATTGGCAAATCGACGATATGAAAAATTATTAG
- a CDS encoding general stress protein: MLKVEVVENGVQATEKISSLEAAGFGKENIYIFAHDEDRSEHLTDATETGGMGFKEQGFFDSIGNMFKSRGDELRNKFESLGLSKQEAEQYEVELDKGRLVLVATDEVK, from the coding sequence ATGTTGAAAGTAGAAGTTGTGGAAAACGGCGTACAGGCAACTGAAAAAATCAGCTCTCTGGAAGCTGCAGGTTTCGGAAAAGAAAACATTTATATTTTCGCTCATGATGAAGACCGAAGCGAGCACTTGACAGATGCTACCGAAACAGGCGGTATGGGCTTCAAGGAACAGGGCTTCTTTGATTCCATCGGCAATATGTTCAAGTCCCGCGGAGACGAACTGCGAAACAAATTCGAATCCCTCGGACTTTCAAAGCAAGAAGCTGAGCAGTATGAGGTCGAATTGGACAAAGGCCGTTTAGTCCTTGTCGCAACCGATGAAGTAAAATAA
- a CDS encoding thiazole biosynthesis adenylyltransferase ThiF: MSERYSRQTLFPQIGKGGQDKIRSKHVLMIGAGALGSGNAELLVRAGIGRLTIVDRDYVEASNLQRQQLYTEEDVAEKLPKAAAAEKRLKAINSDVEITALIADATPEKLAELVDGVDLIIDATDNFETRMAINDISQKYQIPWIYGACVASFGMSFSIIPGKTPCLNCLLKTVPLHGLTCDTGGIIGPAVQMVIAHQGAEALKILVEDWDAVRTSFVSFDLWRNQYTSMKMSKAKDPGCLSCGDNPEYPYLDVENMTKTTVLCGRDTVQIRPPKQQQLNLQETAEKMRDLGYQVKGNPYLVSVEMDDNRMVIFQDGRALIHGTKDLAQARSIYQRFFG; encoded by the coding sequence ATGTCAGAAAGATATTCACGCCAGACGCTGTTTCCTCAAATAGGCAAGGGAGGCCAGGACAAAATCCGCAGCAAGCATGTCCTGATGATTGGCGCAGGTGCACTTGGTTCAGGGAATGCCGAGCTGCTGGTTAGAGCAGGTATCGGCCGTCTGACGATTGTCGACCGGGATTATGTCGAAGCAAGCAACCTGCAAAGACAGCAATTATATACTGAAGAGGATGTCGCTGAGAAGCTTCCAAAGGCTGCAGCGGCTGAAAAAAGATTGAAGGCGATCAACTCTGACGTTGAAATCACCGCATTGATTGCGGATGCCACTCCCGAAAAACTGGCTGAGCTTGTTGATGGCGTCGATTTGATTATCGATGCTACCGATAATTTTGAAACAAGGATGGCCATTAATGATATTTCGCAGAAGTACCAGATTCCGTGGATATATGGTGCCTGCGTTGCCAGCTTTGGCATGAGTTTCTCCATTATTCCTGGAAAAACACCATGTCTGAACTGTTTGCTGAAGACGGTGCCGCTGCACGGGCTGACCTGCGATACCGGCGGAATCATCGGGCCTGCCGTACAGATGGTCATTGCCCACCAGGGTGCCGAAGCACTGAAGATCCTTGTGGAAGACTGGGATGCGGTCAGAACTTCTTTTGTCAGCTTTGATCTGTGGCGGAATCAGTATACAAGCATGAAAATGTCAAAAGCGAAGGACCCTGGCTGTCTCTCATGCGGCGACAATCCGGAATATCCGTATTTGGATGTTGAAAATATGACCAAAACGACTGTCCTGTGCGGCCGTGATACCGTACAGATCAGGCCGCCGAAACAGCAGCAGCTTAACCTCCAGGAGACGGCTGAAAAAATGAGGGATTTGGGTTATCAGGTAAAAGGAAACCCTTATCTGGTATCTGTTGAAATGGATGATAACAGGATGGTCATTTTCCAGGATGGACGTGCATTGATCCATGGAACGAAGGATCTGGCACAGGCCCGCAGCATCTACCAGCGCTTCTTTGGCTAG
- the moaD gene encoding molybdopterin converting factor subunit 1 translates to MNKILFFAHLRDEAGHESVEIEAAGKTVAELKQIVAEKYGVQKLDTSMTAINEEFSSNDEVIKEGDTIAFIPPVSGG, encoded by the coding sequence ATGAATAAAATATTATTTTTTGCCCACCTGCGTGACGAAGCAGGCCATGAATCAGTCGAAATCGAAGCAGCAGGCAAGACAGTTGCCGAACTGAAGCAAATAGTCGCAGAAAAATATGGTGTCCAAAAGCTTGATACTTCAATGACAGCGATCAATGAAGAATTTTCATCTAATGATGAAGTCATTAAAGAAGGAGACACAATTGCCTTCATACCGCCTGTTTCCGGCGGTTGA
- a CDS encoding molybdenum cofactor biosynthesis protein MoaE → MNYEIAKDPINVQSVIDKVVQREAGAITTFIGTVRELTKGKKTLYLIYEAYEPMAVKKLEQIGTEIQERWDGAQVAITHRVGKLDITDIAVVIAVSTPHRNDAYEANRYAIERIKEIVPIWKKEHWEDGEEWIGNQLETVPYPTGKPEEKDLNE, encoded by the coding sequence ATGAATTATGAAATAGCGAAAGATCCAATCAACGTTCAATCTGTCATTGATAAAGTGGTCCAGCGTGAAGCAGGGGCAATCACGACATTCATTGGCACTGTCCGTGAATTGACGAAGGGAAAGAAAACCCTTTATCTTATATATGAAGCTTATGAGCCGATGGCTGTCAAAAAGCTTGAGCAGATTGGCACGGAAATCCAGGAACGCTGGGATGGCGCGCAGGTCGCGATCACCCATCGGGTCGGCAAGCTCGACATCACGGATATTGCTGTCGTGATCGCCGTTTCCACACCTCACCGCAACGATGCATATGAAGCCAATCGTTATGCGATCGAGCGCATCAAGGAAATCGTCCCAATCTGGAAGAAAGAGCATTGGGAAGACGGGGAAGAATGGATTGGCAACCAACTAGAAACTGTCCCATATCCGACAGGGAAACCGGAGGAGAAGGATCTCAATGAATAA
- a CDS encoding molybdopterin biosynthesis protein yields the protein MDQIRYNRKIYLEDKPRVQARDEVLAAFDLPQEKEWIPAAAALGRITAEPVFANVSMPFYHASAMDGVAVNAEDTYEAHEQRPLHLKKDEQFKYVDTGNAIPQEFNAVIMVENIHVIDDETIEIIEPATPWQHIRPIGEDIVQEEMLFTQGHQLRPADLGALLAAQVTEVCVVKKPLVTIIPTGNELVSADASLSSGRIIEFNGTVFSAYVEDWGGNPYLHPIVKDEPEKIREALLNAVETSDIVVINAGSSAGSKDYTVHILEELGTVFTHGVATRPGKPVILGKIKDKVVVGVPGYPVSAYMALEWFVRPLVCKYLGIPEPERPKLEVKLGRRIVSTMGAEDFVRMNIGYVDGQFVANPLTRAAGVTMSLVRADGLLVVPPEELGYEQGDTVEVELYRPVEEIKNAIVFSGSHDLTIDLLSSQLKNQRTDMKIVSSHVGSMAGLMAIRKGEAHVAGIHLLDPETKEYNVTYVRKFLAGQDAVLYPFLKRTQGWMLPKGNPLGIENVSDIAVKGADYANRQKGAGTRILFDLMLKDAGIDADQVNGYDREMFSHLSVAAEVKGNDNAAGLGIFPAARAMGLDFIPVADESYDLLMTKAFFESEKGIWLRSVIQSQSFKAEVDKIGGYAVVENPEPVYF from the coding sequence ATGGACCAAATACGTTATAACCGAAAGATTTATCTTGAAGACAAGCCGCGCGTGCAAGCCAGAGATGAAGTGCTGGCTGCGTTCGACCTGCCTCAGGAAAAAGAATGGATTCCGGCTGCCGCTGCCCTTGGCCGAATTACTGCTGAACCTGTTTTCGCCAATGTGTCGATGCCTTTTTACCATGCATCCGCGATGGATGGAGTTGCTGTCAACGCTGAGGATACTTATGAAGCCCATGAGCAGCGCCCGCTCCATTTAAAAAAGGATGAGCAGTTTAAATACGTTGATACCGGTAATGCGATCCCGCAAGAGTTCAATGCCGTCATTATGGTCGAAAACATTCATGTCATTGACGATGAGACCATCGAAATCATCGAGCCGGCAACTCCCTGGCAGCATATCCGCCCGATCGGTGAGGATATCGTCCAGGAGGAGATGTTGTTCACGCAGGGGCATCAGCTGCGTCCTGCCGACCTTGGCGCACTCCTTGCAGCACAGGTGACCGAAGTGTGCGTTGTGAAGAAACCGCTGGTAACGATCATCCCGACAGGAAATGAACTGGTCAGCGCAGATGCGTCGCTGTCTTCAGGAAGGATCATCGAGTTCAATGGCACCGTTTTTAGCGCATATGTAGAAGATTGGGGCGGCAACCCTTATTTGCATCCAATCGTGAAGGATGAACCGGAAAAAATCAGGGAAGCATTGCTGAACGCGGTAGAAACATCTGATATTGTCGTGATTAATGCTGGTTCTTCCGCAGGTTCAAAAGATTATACCGTACACATCCTTGAGGAGCTAGGCACTGTTTTTACCCATGGTGTCGCGACAAGGCCGGGTAAGCCAGTCATCCTTGGGAAAATTAAAGATAAAGTGGTCGTAGGCGTGCCTGGATATCCAGTGTCGGCCTACATGGCGCTTGAGTGGTTCGTCAGGCCGCTCGTTTGCAAGTATCTGGGGATACCAGAACCCGAAAGGCCAAAGCTAGAAGTGAAGCTTGGCCGCAGGATCGTCTCCACAATGGGGGCGGAGGACTTTGTCCGAATGAATATCGGCTATGTGGATGGACAATTTGTCGCCAATCCGCTGACACGCGCGGCGGGCGTCACGATGTCACTGGTGCGTGCGGACGGCTTGCTCGTTGTTCCGCCCGAGGAGTTAGGATATGAACAGGGAGATACCGTCGAGGTCGAGCTATACAGACCGGTTGAAGAAATCAAGAACGCGATCGTCTTCAGCGGCAGCCATGACTTGACGATTGACCTTTTGTCCTCCCAGCTCAAAAATCAGCGCACCGACATGAAAATTGTTTCTTCCCATGTTGGCAGCATGGCCGGTTTGATGGCAATCAGAAAAGGGGAAGCCCATGTAGCGGGCATTCATTTGCTTGACCCGGAGACGAAAGAATATAATGTTACCTACGTAAGGAAATTTCTTGCCGGGCAAGACGCAGTCCTTTATCCTTTCTTGAAAAGAACCCAGGGCTGGATGCTGCCAAAAGGCAATCCGCTCGGAATCGAAAATGTCAGCGACATCGCTGTGAAGGGCGCAGATTATGCCAACAGGCAAAAAGGCGCCGGTACACGGATCCTGTTTGATTTAATGTTAAAAGATGCAGGCATTGACGCAGACCAGGTCAACGGCTATGACCGTGAAATGTTCTCCCATTTGAGCGTCGCTGCTGAAGTGAAGGGGAACGACAATGCGGCGGGACTCGGCATATTCCCGGCTGCCAGGGCAATGGGGCTCGACTTCATCCCGGTCGCAGACGAAAGCTACGATTTGCTGATGACAAAAGCATTCTTCGAAAGCGAAAAGGGTATATGGTTAAGGTCAGTGATCCAATCACAGTCCTTCAAAGCCGAAGTCGACAAAATTGGCGGATACGCAGTTGTTGAGAATCCTGAGCCTGTTTATTTTTAA
- the glp gene encoding gephyrin-like molybdotransferase Glp → MQFFKVKTVEDTFALIDEKISKIKETEVRTLDEALHYILAEDIRAEENVPGFDRSTVDGYAVIARDTYGSSESMPGFLNVAGEVHMGEEAVKPVGRGEAIYVPTGGMLPPGSDSVLMIEHSEEIGGLLNTYKQIAPGENVIRSGEDIRSGEVLLTQGTKLRPQELGALAALGVSEVKVYRKLKAAYLSSGDEIVPYETKTLETGQIRDINYLTVKGLANEWDIEVIYGGITRDDYQEFASKARELYEQADCLILSGGSSVGTKDYTTEVIQSLGDPGVFVHGISIKPGKPTILAVADGKPVIGLPGHPASAMIIFKLFGEQVFRKLKGEKYEQKPERIFARIVKNIASSPGRSDYIRVRLEERDGEWWAEPIIGKSGLITTLVKSDGIVEIVSEKEGISQGEYVPVILTR, encoded by the coding sequence ATGCAATTTTTCAAAGTGAAAACGGTTGAAGATACCTTTGCGTTAATTGATGAGAAAATCAGCAAGATCAAAGAAACCGAGGTTCGCACGCTTGATGAGGCACTTCATTACATCCTGGCCGAGGACATCAGAGCAGAAGAAAATGTGCCGGGCTTTGACCGATCGACCGTTGATGGTTATGCCGTCATCGCCAGGGACACCTATGGCTCTTCTGAATCCATGCCTGGATTCCTGAATGTCGCCGGTGAGGTCCATATGGGCGAAGAAGCAGTAAAACCGGTGGGCAGGGGAGAAGCAATCTATGTCCCGACGGGCGGAATGCTTCCTCCGGGCAGCGACAGCGTCCTGATGATCGAGCATAGCGAGGAAATCGGCGGGCTGTTGAATACTTACAAGCAGATTGCCCCGGGCGAAAACGTCATCCGATCAGGGGAAGATATCCGCTCAGGCGAGGTGCTGTTGACACAAGGGACAAAATTGCGGCCTCAGGAGCTCGGAGCCCTGGCGGCACTAGGCGTTTCCGAGGTGAAAGTCTACCGCAAACTGAAAGCTGCTTACCTTTCTTCAGGGGACGAAATCGTTCCTTATGAAACCAAAACACTTGAAACCGGGCAAATCCGCGATATCAATTACCTGACTGTCAAAGGCCTGGCCAATGAATGGGACATCGAGGTCATATATGGCGGCATCACCCGCGATGACTATCAGGAGTTCGCAAGCAAGGCCCGCGAATTGTATGAACAGGCGGACTGCCTTATTTTATCAGGGGGAAGTTCTGTTGGCACGAAGGATTACACGACCGAGGTCATCCAGTCACTTGGAGATCCAGGCGTATTTGTCCATGGAATCTCGATCAAGCCAGGCAAGCCGACGATTCTAGCGGTGGCGGATGGAAAACCGGTCATCGGACTGCCGGGGCATCCAGCATCGGCAATGATCATCTTCAAGCTGTTTGGCGAACAGGTCTTCAGGAAGCTGAAGGGTGAAAAATACGAACAGAAGCCCGAGCGGATTTTTGCCCGGATTGTTAAAAATATTGCCTCCTCACCAGGGCGATCTGACTATATCAGGGTGAGACTTGAGGAAAGAGATGGAGAATGGTGGGCCGAGCCGATCATCGGCAAATCAGGCCTGATCACAACTTTGGTAAAAAGCGATGGAATCGTGGAGATTGTTTCCGAAAAAGAGGGGATTTCTCAAGGCGAATACGTTCCAGTCATTTTGACGAGATAG
- a CDS encoding molybdenum cofactor guanylyltransferase, translating to MKAGAIILAGGKSSRMGTNKALLKFHEKTNIERIKDELQHVFDDIILVTNDPETYQFLNIKSVTDQYPGSGPLAGIHAGLEASDYEENFIVACDMPFVSAELAENLVKALKHHDAVVPVSDGRKHPLFAAYQKRVAREAVKCIEDGTLRIRHMLEKLNVRYLDESDLQLYCGNNLERVFFNMNHPEEYENAKKWTESGE from the coding sequence ATGAAAGCCGGAGCGATTATTTTAGCAGGCGGCAAATCTAGCAGGATGGGAACGAATAAAGCTCTCCTGAAATTTCACGAAAAAACGAATATTGAGAGAATTAAGGATGAGTTACAGCACGTTTTTGATGATATAATTCTAGTAACAAATGATCCTGAAACCTATCAATTTTTAAATATCAAAAGTGTGACAGACCAATATCCGGGTTCTGGACCGCTGGCGGGAATACATGCGGGGCTCGAGGCATCAGATTACGAAGAGAATTTCATCGTTGCCTGTGATATGCCATTTGTATCCGCAGAGCTTGCCGAGAACCTTGTGAAAGCCCTCAAGCACCACGATGCAGTCGTGCCCGTCAGTGATGGCCGGAAGCATCCGCTTTTTGCGGCGTACCAAAAACGCGTGGCCCGCGAAGCGGTGAAATGCATTGAGGACGGAACGTTGAGGATCAGGCATATGCTTGAAAAACTGAATGTCCGATACCTCGATGAGTCAGATTTGCAACTCTATTGCGGAAACAATCTTGAACGCGTCTTTTTCAATATGAACCATCCCGAAGAATATGAAAATGCGAAGAAGTGGACGGAATCCGGGGAATAG
- a CDS encoding formate dehydrogenase accessory protein FdhE, which translates to MKKSVVSKEYQKLQKDIITLQEQWKTSLNPDRIEPKLDKAAMETGVPVAALTAIDFDIPLFLQWIEDIGELLAKYQPELEKTMESIKRLLDEETATRWIDEAFAFNHIYFASFAEEQGVDAWIPQFIAETVLRPYLQLTAEKVQDEIQYAVHGAGCPVCGEPVRLAQLEDGGKKVLHCPRCLAHWHDKRITCSHCGNEDHETVQFLTIEGESAAQIQVCEECKGYTKVIDTRQYIVKPTPAMLDLNTIHLDFVAQENGYKAAGETKQTN; encoded by the coding sequence ATGAAAAAGTCCGTTGTCTCAAAAGAGTACCAGAAACTGCAGAAAGATATTATCACGTTGCAGGAACAATGGAAAACATCACTCAACCCTGACCGTATCGAGCCTAAGCTTGACAAAGCGGCCATGGAAACAGGGGTGCCTGTCGCTGCATTGACGGCCATTGATTTTGATATTCCCCTATTCTTACAGTGGATAGAGGATATAGGTGAACTTTTAGCGAAGTATCAACCAGAGCTCGAAAAAACAATGGAATCAATCAAGAGACTATTAGATGAAGAGACAGCAACACGCTGGATTGATGAGGCTTTTGCTTTTAACCATATTTATTTTGCCAGCTTTGCAGAAGAGCAGGGTGTCGATGCGTGGATTCCCCAATTTATCGCCGAAACCGTGCTGCGTCCCTATTTGCAGCTGACCGCTGAAAAAGTCCAGGATGAAATCCAATATGCTGTTCACGGCGCCGGATGTCCTGTCTGCGGTGAACCAGTCCGCCTTGCTCAGCTGGAAGACGGAGGAAAAAAGGTATTGCATTGCCCTCGCTGTCTGGCCCACTGGCATGATAAACGCATTACATGCTCGCATTGTGGCAATGAAGATCATGAAACAGTCCAGTTCCTGACCATCGAGGGTGAGTCCGCTGCCCAGATCCAGGTTTGTGAGGAATGCAAGGGCTACACGAAAGTAATCGATACAAGACAATATATTGTGAAGCCGACACCGGCAATGCTAGACTTGAATACAATCCACCTCGATTTTGTTGCACAGGAAAATGGCTACAAAGCCGCTGGGGAAACCAAACAGACAAATTAA